Part of the Melopsittacus undulatus isolate bMelUnd1 chromosome 7, bMelUnd1.mat.Z, whole genome shotgun sequence genome is shown below.
GGTAAACCTTCCTGAACTAAACTCCTACAGAGCACTAGGCTTATTTGTGTCTTTAAACACCTCGCTCATCATAAGTAACCTGCTTTTCAAGCATGCCACATCCACCAGCTCCCACTGAAGTATGAGGGCTTAGCAGCCCTTTTTAAAGTACTCAAAGAAAGCTTGGTCCTGGTTTTGGGAAGGGGGAGATCCCAGTTATGTGTTATCACAGAGGTCAGTAGCTAACTTCCCTTCACCTGAAATTAGGACTTAATAGAgaattttattccttctttccaAAGCTATACATTGAAATAAACACACCTGGCATCGTACTGCAATAGCCAGTTAACCTGAGCTGGTCGGTGGGtgcacagcagcatcacagcaccTCTGTACACAAGGAAGCTCTCCCACAGCTTCCTGTTCACTGCTTCATCTAGTTACCATGACACACACCTGGCAGGTGCTTGACCAGCCACTTCGGCTTCACCACATGTGCTGCTCATGATTCTGATCAGAGGGCTTTGCATTTCCATTGAACCATAATTACATAACTCCACATCACCAGAGAAACGAAACCACCAAATTCAGTAACAGAGAAACAATGAGATGTTTATTAGATTGTCAAATTAAACCCAAGCACAATTATTAGACATTGCCTGTCAACAAATACCGTTAGTTTAATCAGATTGATTTTAGCAGAGAAGGTACTTACCAAcgaaaactgctttttctcacaTGCATGATGATTGGAAGGGCAAGGCAACAGAGTTCAGTGAAAGTAAAAGGGGATTCATCTCCAAACATAAAGCTTCTATAtttagaaaacaggaaaaatgagcTCCCCATATAGCTTGATATGATCATGGCAAAAAGCAGCAGTATCATACTAAAAACATTTCCTAAATTCAGTTAGTATTTTGAAGACAAAGAATAGTGAATTCTATGAAATCATAACTAGGTAGGTAGATCTAGGTAAGTGGGAATGATTAGTACAAAGAAGGGAGAATAATGTTTAACAAGGATTAATGGCTCTGACTTTCAACCCTTAACCAGGAATAAGCAATAGCAATTTCTGTATTACATTTACATTACAttacaaaattacattttgctaCTAACTAGGAATACTGTAAAAGACTACAAAAAATCATTAACATAATTTAATGCAAGAcagtcatttattttcatactgACTTATACTACTGGTAGAAGTAACATCACTCTGCTCCTCATCTGCTTCAACAGATATTGGCAGGTTAACGTTAATAGCCGCCCTCAGGTTAGCCCAGAAAAGGGCACGCTTGCTCCTCTCCTTCGGCCACTCCAGGTAGGTTCGCTTTGCCATCAGAGCCTTCAGCTTGTGATACCTGGTAGGGATAATGTAGGGAGGGATCGGCTCCAGTAAAATGAGGATTAAGCTGCTGGAATTCTCACTGAACAACTTGTGGTGAGCAAAGTACAGCTCATAGTGACACCACTCGCTCTGCACAAAGTTGGGAGACAGCACAAAGATTGACTTGTAGCTCTTCTCAATGCAGTTAATGATGTTCTCCACAATGCTCTTGCCAGGGATGAAGTTCCTCTCGTGCTGGCACAGTTGTACGCAGCCCTCGCCCTTCTCCAGGTTTGGGATCAGCTCGTCCTTCACCCACAATGCATCACGCTCACTGTATGAAATGAAGGCATGAAACTGCAGAACGgtttcctgctctgcagggtgGTTGTGCCAAGCTCTCCGCTTCGTCTGCGTCCACTGCCACGTCATCCGCACGTACCACGGCACGTCCAGGTAGATGCACAGGAAGGCCAcaacagccaccagcaccagcgtcagcagcagagctgtcacAAGGAGCAGCGCCGTGTTGCAAGCCAGCTCGCTCAGGTGGAAGTCCTTCAGCTGCATCCCTCGCAAGTCCTCCGGGTACTCGCACGTGTACGCCGCCGGCCAGCCAAACAGCCTGCCCCCAGACTGCCTCTCCCCACGGATAAAGTCTCGCAGTTCACACGAGCACTTGAACGGGTTCTGTCCGGCTTGGAGCTCCCTGACCCTCGGGCAGCTCTGGAAGAAGTCGGCAGATGGGGTGAGGATCGAATTCATCTCTACGTTCAGGAACTCCAGGGACGTAAAGCTGCCGCACCCCGGCAGGTCAGCCAGATGGTTCAATGCCAAGTTCAGCTCTGTCAAGGCTTTCAGCTTGGCCATTCCCCTGGGGACACTGCTGATCTGATTGCTTTGGAGGTTGAGATTTTGGATGTTGACTGGCAAGCACTCGAACACAGCATCCGTCAACTGATTTGAGGACAGGTCCAACTCTGTCAGAGACTCAGCCCATTGGCATTGCGTGCCAGCTCCCTTGTGACGCAGCAAGTTGCTGCTCATGTCCAGGTATTTCAGTGATTTCATACGGCTGGTCATGAAGCTGACCTTGAGAAGGCTCTCAAATTTATTCCTCtgcaaaataagtaattttaaatctgTCAGAGTGCCACAATTCTGGAATAGCTCATCTGTCAGGGCATTGTGAGAAaaatttaaatactgaaatgagCTTGTTCTGTTGGGGCAAAGCATGTGTGGCATATATGCATCGTATATTGTCAAACTGGCAATATTCATTTCTGAAAACTGTCTGTATAGTATCTCCTGGTTGAAATAATAAACCTTATTACGAACATGTTCCAACGTTAGTACTTTCATGGAGCCACCCAACGAGATTAATTGTTCCGTAGATCTTAATAAGGGTAGAAAGTCATAATCAATCAGCTCCCCCAGTGGTCCCTGAAAAGTCAAATTTCTCACAGTCAAATGCTCCACAGGTGAGTACCAAATAAGCAGGAAAATCTGCAAAATTATAGGCCACTGTAAATCCACAGTGTCAAGCATGAGAGCTGTTGTCTTGATTTCCTTCAGAAGCGTTAAAGAAGGAGAGGGGAAATCTTTATAGCTCAAGGTATATCTTAAATTAactatttttaagttttctgaAGTGCTCATTCCATCATACAATAGGTGAAAACTGAAGTTTCGGTTTGCTGCAAACACAATGTGGAGGCTTCTTGTGTTCAAGGCTGTCAGACTCTGAGGCTCATACAGGGAAAAGTCTTCTAATGTTAGAAAGACAGTGTGCAGCTGCAAATGCGTTATATACTGGAAGTCTGACCTTTGTATCATCGTGGCACTTAATCCTAGGTACTCCAAACAAACTATGTTCCCGAATTCCTGACAGATAGGCACAGCAGTAAACTTATTGAAAGAAAGATCTAAATGTTTAAGATACACAAGAGTTTGACAGTAAACTTTCAAAATGTTATTATGAGATAAATCTAAGTATCCtaaatcttcattaaaaatgaagacaCTAAAGTTAAGCTCTGTAACTAGATTATAAGAAAGATTTAATACCTGAAGatcagaaagagaaacaaaatctgAGAGACCAAGTCCAGAAATCCTGTTATGTGACAAATCTAATACATGAGTATAGACTGGAATGTTTTCTGGAACATCAGTTAGCAAACTGCTTGAATAATTAGCAATAAATTCGTTTCCCACAGTTGGATGGATATTATTCCATAGCGTGAAAGTAAAGACACAAGCAAAGACATCAATACTTGTAAGGGGTCCCATTATGCTTTCCAGGTTTATCTGGGTTTTTTACGTAGAAGCATATCCTTGTTTTCTATTCAGTATGTCTCAGTGATGAGTCCAaccctgtgaaaaaaaaaaaaacacactgaaTTTGCTGAAATAGTTGAATCattgaattttgctttttattgctaAATTAAAATTCAATATAAAATTAGGCAAGCAAtaagtttttcatttttatatattattaaatTCTTAATCTTACAAAGATCTTAATCTTTACATCTTATTAAGTTCTTATCAGTCCTCCTCATCCCCATTCTTTAATGCTAATTATTAATTATCTTAGTAAAAATTAACTCCCTTATAATGGAAGGTATACAATCTGCGGTATGTTATGTTAAGCAATAAAaatttctcaacaattttgAAAAATCTAAAACCTGTACAAACAGACATTAATGCATTTAGGAATAAAGGAGAACACAAGTTTCCAATCTGCTCTTTCTGTACACTCCATATCCCTACACTTTAGGGGACAGAACTTCAAAAGCCCCATGGACCCTCACAGGAATTGGTCCAAAAGCAATCTCTTCAGTCAGAAGAGCCAAAGAATATTCCTCTTACACCCCAAAGACCCAGGATATGACCATGCACCTCCTCAGGGTCAGCTGATCACAGCAGCTAATCAGCTTTGTCTTTGTTACAGCACAAAGGGGTCCATTTTTCCAGTAAGCCAAGAATCTTGAGGAGGAATTACACTGTTACTGCAAGCAAGGCTTGCatgcaaggttttggtagctaGAGGGGGCTACAgtggtggcttctgtgagaagctgctagaagcttcccccatgtcaAACAAAGCCAATGTCAGCCGGCTCTAAGACAGACCCATAATACCAAAACTGGTGTCAAATCTGTACCCCAAGTCTCCTTATCCTCCAAGTCTCCTATCAAGCTTAATCAACTTTTAATTAAGTAAAGCAAGAACACATGTAATATCACCAAATGTAATAAAAGAGTAAATCTGTAAAGTATAAATTTCTACCTCAATAGAATCCAATTGAGAGTTCAAATTCTGTCTTCAAAAGTGATGCTGGAATATCTGAGCACAGAATAACAGTGAAGCTGGGAGGGTTGGTCAAAGTACAGTATCACACACAAGCACAAGGAAATACGACCCAGCTTTCTTCCCAGGGCAGTTGACCCTGTTCTTCAGACTCCAGGCTGGTAAAGAACCTCTGGAATCAAATAAACTTTGGTCTGGAACTATGCGGAGGAACTTCCCCTTGAACAAAAGGGACATCAGGAACAAAGTAAGAAATGTTGTGAAGGAGATAAAAACAACAAAGGTGTTCTCTGTGCTCCAGTGCCAGATGAGTTTCAATTTACTGCGCATGCTATGCTATACAGTGCAGCAAGGGATCACCCACACTATATAGCACTGAAGAGTGCCACTATCAAAACATGAAGCAGATATTTCTTTCAAAGTAATATTAAGGACCAATGGTTACCCTGCCAACACTATTTTCTGATGGTATTAAATTAGAGTTGGCTGAGAATGAAAATTGTCATGCTAACAATTTGttcccctttcttctttgctgAAATTCAGCATACAGATGAGCATTTTCACCGAAATTTCAAAATGCATGAGTATGTTCCAACAGTAGAGAAACACCAGCACCTGAGATCTGATGGAGTCCAAAATACATGTAATAAAAAGGATGTAAACAACAGAACAAATATAACCCACCTTTTGTGCGTGAAATTAATCTCCGAGCGAAGAACCAGCAAAAGTCCTCTGCATGCTTGGTTAGCTTCCTCAAAACAGAGTTTCAAAGATACATAATATTCCAGCTGTGGAATCTCACATGTAATGCTAATTTCTTAATAATTTCTACCTCTGGAAGTAGAAAGAACAGGGTTTTCTCATGTAGGCTATACAATTCTAAGAATGAAATTTCACTCCCATGCAGGTATTAAGAGCATAATGAAGGGAAACTTTTAACAGTCCAGTCTCTAAGTACATTTACTTCAGCAATATTTACATAATTGTAAGTTTAGGATGAAATAGACCTATCTGCAACACAGAACATTCACCAAAGCAAGACTGTTTGAataattctgcatttctaatttcatttctgcttctgatAGTTATGCAGATATTCTAGAAATTCATCAACTGTATCTCCTCTTttgcacacacagaaaagagGAAGCAGAACTCACTGCTCTACCCTGCCAAGTTATTTTCCTCAGCTAAACACACTAATTAATGTAGCACACTAAAGGATAGCAAAAGCTTGGATCACAAAAGCTAGTAACAGGGGCAAAACAGCACAGTTCAGAACCTTTTACAGGTCTGCCACCTTTACACTAGAGATGTCTCAGATGGTTATCACGGATACCCCTCATTGCAGCTTCCTTCAAAAATCATAGAAAATTAACTATAGAGAATATTCTCTATGATATGAAGCTGCGAGGAAGCCATAAAGAACAGAGCAATACAGGGTAATCTGGGCATGGAGGAATCCAGTAAAGTAGCCATTCAATTAGCGTTTTGAACAGTGGTATGAGCCTAGGGAGCAAATCAACAGAGCAGACAGTGAGTGCATTGCAAACGCAGGTATAAATAACCAAAACCAACACCTCACTCCCATAAGCATCCAAGCTAATACAGCATGCTTCAGGATTAATtagcaaggaagaaagaagcagagattaataaattaatgaagATTACATCAATTTGAatgaattttaatattaaattaatgaaGTATGTAATGAATTCTTCAAGTCTGAGCAAGCTGGGGAAAGCGGGGGAGCACCTGGCCCATCTGGACTCGGACTAGCACTTACTCCACTGTAAAACAGTGCCTTGCAGAAGAGTTGAAGACAAGAAGGGATTCAGCTAAAGAAACTGAGAAGTATGAAAATTTATTCTAGATTGCAGTATCAGCTATATTTCAAGCTTACATTAGATTCCtttgaagctttatttttttattaggtTTTTTAACTTTGTAAAGAAGAATTTAACCCTTTGCTTTGCTGAAAGAAGATTTcgatttttcattttcagactgATGACTAAGATAGTCTGAcctgaaacagaactgaaaccATTTAGCTTTTCTCAGTGCAGTGAATCAGAGcaaaacattaagaaaactCTGAGACATCTGTGACCGAAGATAAGGCCAGTGATTGTGAATGTTTCTCAAGAAGCAGCAAAAGTCTGCTTGTCAGCTGATACCATCTTGTCTTCAAGCTAAAGGAGAAGTTCCCTCTGCTGGGAGCTTCTGTAATCCATGAAGAAACTTTGCCACATGGACAAAATCAAATACAAATCAGCTTTCACCAGAACTGACTCCAGTGCACACACACCTGTAAAGCACAGAAGTATCTACACCTTTAATCATAGtatgtttaatttctttaatttctttaccaCCCTTCTTTATGagacttaaaaatacattcaaataaACAGTTTGACATAACAAAAAATTTGCAGCTGGGTAAAATAAAACTCATGCTCCTGAATACCTCTGTTAAATCATTAGGAACATTgcataatgttatttttatgaatCAATTCAGCAAAGCTTTTTGGGGCTGCTTGCAGTTTACTTAAGTCATTTTGTATGATAGGCAAAACCCAAAAAGTGGTGTATTTCTATTTGTGCACCCTGAAATGTACCAGCTAAGTATCATCCTTCCCATAGTTGGTATGCAGATACTTGTGCAGAGACCTTGCTCCATTTCTGAAGTTTATACTTCTTGAGGGTTTGCAGCTGATTCTGTCAGTGAGCACCTATCTTCACAAACAGCCTTTCTTCAGGGTACACTTCATACTTCAGCCTGTATGTTGGGATTACCCACCCAGAGAGAAACCAGAGCTACATTTGACTGGGTATCATAAGCTATTTGGAGCCACGACTATGCCCAAAGTTGTAAAGAATCTCTCTAACTGgaactgcagaagagaaattacATGTACAAAACACTGAGTTAAAACACAGCCAG
Proteins encoded:
- the LOC101869545 gene encoding toll-like receptor 1, translating into MGPLTSIDVFACVFTFTLWNNIHPTVGNEFIANYSSSLLTDVPENIPVYTHVLDLSHNRISGLGLSDFVSLSDLQVLNLSYNLVTELNFSVFIFNEDLGYLDLSHNNILKVYCQTLVYLKHLDLSFNKFTAVPICQEFGNIVCLEYLGLSATMIQRSDFQYITHLQLHTVFLTLEDFSLYEPQSLTALNTRSLHIVFAANRNFSFHLLYDGMSTSENLKIVNLRYTLSYKDFPSPSLTLLKEIKTTALMLDTVDLQWPIILQIFLLIWYSPVEHLTVRNLTFQGPLGELIDYDFLPLLRSTEQLISLGGSMKVLTLEHVRNKVYYFNQEILYRQFSEMNIASLTIYDAYMPHMLCPNRTSSFQYLNFSHNALTDELFQNCGTLTDLKLLILQRNKFESLLKVSFMTSRMKSLKYLDMSSNLLRHKGAGTQCQWAESLTELDLSSNQLTDAVFECLPVNIQNLNLQSNQISSVPRGMAKLKALTELNLALNHLADLPGCGSFTSLEFLNVEMNSILTPSADFFQSCPRVRELQAGQNPFKCSCELRDFIRGERQSGGRLFGWPAAYTCEYPEDLRGMQLKDFHLSELACNTALLLVTALLLTLVLVAVVAFLCIYLDVPWYVRMTWQWTQTKRRAWHNHPAEQETVLQFHAFISYSERDALWVKDELIPNLEKGEGCVQLCQHERNFIPGKSIVENIINCIEKSYKSIFVLSPNFVQSEWCHYELYFAHHKLFSENSSSLILILLEPIPPYIIPTRYHKLKALMAKRTYLEWPKERSKRALFWANLRAAINVNLPISVEADEEQSDVTSTSSISQYENK